In a single window of the Bombus affinis isolate iyBomAffi1 unplaced genomic scaffold, iyBomAffi1.2 ctg00000059.1, whole genome shotgun sequence genome:
- the LOC126926804 gene encoding uncharacterized protein LOC126926804 yields MYPVTYFLIVASISMVVSINGQLLTTEHRTHAASERANDLWCHQCDTMEDGERCANLTGNFTTFGHKCTGDKRTCMVKRFSYTTSTEDSTSSPQTWSVERKCTNKCDSGCIVVGERTKLSACTTCCEKSFCNIGTGAANDLTIRGIDLFLALVLQITLTIIMYPS; encoded by the exons atgtaccctgtcacgtacttcctgatcgtcgcgtctatctccatggtcgtaagcatcaatg gccaactgttaactacggaacatcgaactcacgcagcgtcggaacgagcaaacgatttatggtgtcatcagtgtgatacaatggaagatggagagagatgcgccaatctgaccggaaacttcaccactttcgggcacaagtgcactggtgataaaaggacctgtatg gtaaagcgattttcttacactaccagcaccgaagattcaacgtctagtccacaaacttggtcggtggagagaaagtgtactaacaaatgcgactccggatgtatagtggtcggtgaacgaacaaaactctccgcttgcaccacttgctgcgagaaatcgttttgcaatatcggtaccggtgctgcgaacgatctgacgataagagggatcgatctgtttctagctttagtattacaaattacattaacaattatcatgtatccgtcctga